A window of the Streptomyces finlayi genome harbors these coding sequences:
- a CDS encoding 1,4-dihydroxy-6-naphthoate synthase — protein MTDISTDPAAPAEPTAAGAKLRIAFSPCPNDTFVFDAWAHGRVPGAPALDVTFADIDVTNGMAERGELDVLKVSYAVLPWVLDEYALLPCGGALGRGCGPLVLTKEPGTDLTGRTVAVPSERSTAYLLFRLWAAEVVPGGVGEIVVMPFDEIMPAVRDGRVDAGLVIHEARFTYRNYGLHSLADMGEHWEATTGLPIPLGAIIAKRSLGQDMLGKLADSVRSSVRMAWDDPERSRPYVLEHAQEMDPAVADQHIGLYVNEFTADLGEDGYAAIRGLLTRAAAEGLVPPLGRDALISL, from the coding sequence ATGACCGACATCTCGACTGACCCCGCCGCCCCCGCTGAGCCCACGGCCGCCGGCGCGAAGCTGCGGATCGCCTTCTCACCGTGCCCGAACGACACGTTCGTCTTCGACGCCTGGGCGCACGGCAGGGTGCCGGGAGCGCCTGCCCTCGATGTCACGTTCGCCGACATCGACGTCACCAACGGCATGGCAGAGCGCGGCGAGTTGGACGTGCTCAAGGTCTCGTACGCCGTCCTCCCGTGGGTCCTGGACGAGTACGCGCTGCTGCCGTGCGGCGGTGCGCTCGGGCGTGGCTGCGGGCCGCTGGTCCTGACGAAGGAACCGGGCACCGATCTGACGGGCCGGACGGTCGCCGTGCCGAGCGAGCGCTCCACGGCGTATCTGCTGTTCCGGCTCTGGGCCGCGGAGGTCGTGCCGGGCGGGGTCGGCGAGATCGTCGTCATGCCGTTCGACGAGATCATGCCCGCGGTGCGCGACGGCCGGGTCGACGCCGGGCTCGTGATCCACGAGGCCCGCTTCACGTACCGGAACTACGGCCTCCACAGCCTCGCCGACATGGGCGAGCACTGGGAGGCCACCACAGGGCTGCCGATCCCGCTCGGCGCGATCATCGCCAAGCGGTCACTGGGCCAGGACATGCTCGGGAAGTTGGCCGATTCGGTCCGTTCATCGGTCCGGATGGCCTGGGACGACCCGGAGCGGTCCCGGCCCTATGTGCTGGAGCACGCCCAGGAGATGGACCCGGCCGTGGCCGACCAGCACATCGGGCTGTACGTCAACGAGTTCACGGCGGACCTCGGCGAGGACGGCTACGCGGCGATCCGTGGACTGCTGACGCGCGCCGCGGCCGAGGGCTTGGTGCCGCCGCTCGGCCGGGACGCGCTGATCTCTCTCTGA
- a CDS encoding HAD family hydrolase: MALMASTPHVPTIAPPTVGFDLDMTLIDSRPGIKAAYRALSAETGVPIDCDLVVSRLGPPVEEELANWFPAAEVAATADRYREIYPEYAITPSPALAGAREAVAAVRALGGRAIVVTAKHEPSAKLHLAHLGIEPDTVIGRLWAEGKAQALLEHGARIYVGDHTGDVRGARAADCLSVAVTTGPCDADELREAGADVVLPDLTGFPAWLSAWVASSAARQV; encoded by the coding sequence ATGGCCCTCATGGCTTCGACACCTCACGTACCGACGATCGCCCCGCCGACGGTCGGTTTCGACCTCGACATGACGCTCATCGACTCCCGGCCCGGCATCAAGGCCGCCTACCGGGCGCTGTCCGCCGAGACGGGTGTCCCCATCGACTGCGACCTCGTCGTCAGCCGGCTCGGACCGCCGGTCGAGGAGGAACTGGCCAACTGGTTCCCGGCCGCCGAGGTCGCCGCGACGGCCGACCGCTACCGCGAGATCTACCCGGAGTACGCGATCACCCCGTCCCCGGCTCTGGCCGGCGCGCGGGAGGCCGTCGCCGCGGTACGGGCGCTGGGCGGCCGGGCGATCGTCGTCACGGCCAAGCACGAGCCGAGCGCGAAGCTGCACCTCGCCCACCTCGGCATCGAGCCGGACACGGTCATCGGCCGGCTCTGGGCGGAGGGCAAGGCGCAGGCGCTGCTCGAGCACGGTGCGCGGATCTACGTCGGCGACCACACCGGAGACGTACGGGGCGCGCGGGCGGCGGACTGTCTGTCCGTCGCCGTCACGACGGGCCCGTGCGACGCGGACGAGCTGCGGGAGGCGGGCGCGGACGTCGTGCTGCCCGACCTCACCGGCTTCCCGGCCTGGCTGTCCGCGTGGGTGGCCTCCTCAGCTGCCCGACAGGTCTGA
- a CDS encoding DUF2771 domain-containing protein produces MTVAFFSGKSRRIGVALGAVSAGLLVLSACDKPTPLATVTVNSDSVAAEAACYNDGDPIKESLIQGCLNDKKAEHSVEVAMDDKVRFGVDPEIAENGWTLFINGQQAEQEPYKKTYRSIPGSAFFSSQTGEPTSKTQISIVETKGKKLTGIWHFQLKKTD; encoded by the coding sequence ATGACCGTTGCGTTCTTCTCAGGTAAGAGCCGTCGAATCGGCGTCGCTCTCGGTGCCGTGTCCGCGGGCCTCCTTGTTCTGTCCGCCTGCGACAAGCCGACGCCGCTCGCGACCGTGACGGTCAACAGCGACTCGGTGGCCGCCGAGGCGGCCTGCTACAACGACGGCGATCCCATCAAGGAGTCCCTCATCCAGGGCTGCCTGAACGACAAGAAGGCGGAGCACTCCGTCGAGGTCGCGATGGACGACAAGGTCCGCTTCGGCGTCGACCCGGAGATCGCCGAGAACGGCTGGACGCTCTTCATCAACGGCCAGCAGGCCGAGCAGGAGCCGTACAAGAAGACCTACCGGTCCATCCCGGGCAGCGCCTTCTTCTCCAGCCAGACCGGCGAGCCCACGAGCAAGACGCAGATCAGCATCGTGGAGACCAAGGGCAAGAAGCTCACGGGCATCTGGCACTTCCAGCTCAAGAAGACCGACTGA
- a CDS encoding cold-shock protein, producing the protein MPTGKVKWFNSEKGFGFLSRDDGGDVFVHSSVLPAGVDVLKPGQRVEFGVVAGQRGDQALSVAILDPTPSVAAAQRRKPDELASIVQDLTTLLENITPSLERGRYPDKAAGAQIAGLLRAVADQLDV; encoded by the coding sequence GTGCCCACGGGTAAGGTCAAATGGTTCAATTCGGAAAAGGGCTTCGGCTTTCTTTCGCGCGACGACGGCGGTGACGTCTTCGTCCACTCGTCGGTACTCCCTGCCGGCGTCGACGTACTCAAGCCCGGCCAACGGGTCGAGTTCGGTGTCGTCGCAGGTCAGCGCGGTGATCAGGCCCTCTCCGTAGCGATCCTCGACCCCACCCCGTCCGTGGCGGCCGCCCAGCGCCGCAAGCCGGACGAGCTGGCGTCGATCGTCCAGGACCTGACGACGCTGCTGGAGAACATCACGCCGTCGCTGGAGCGGGGCCGCTACCCCGACAAGGCCGCGGGGGCCCAGATCGCGGGTCTCCTCCGCGCGGTCGCCGACCAGCTCGACGTGTAG
- a CDS encoding futalosine hydrolase, which translates to MRVLVVTAVPVERDAVTRAFGDGPPRPHFVRGAEIHRAGGFDVLAGGAGPAAAAASAAFALAAAPVPYRLVVSAGIGGGFAPAAPVGSLVVASGIVAADLGAETAEGFVPVTGLGFGRDRYLPPRSLVREVVSATGAVSGKVLTVSTVTGSAARAAALLTAHPSAVAEAMEGFGVAEAAERFGVPVLELRAVSNAVGPRDRAAWRIGEALSVLTEAFGKIAPVLEGWTRHDRHLD; encoded by the coding sequence GTGCGCGTACTCGTCGTGACCGCTGTCCCCGTCGAAAGGGACGCGGTCACGCGTGCGTTCGGGGACGGGCCGCCGCGGCCGCACTTCGTAAGGGGTGCGGAGATCCACCGGGCCGGTGGCTTCGACGTCCTGGCAGGCGGTGCGGGTCCGGCCGCCGCCGCGGCCTCGGCCGCGTTCGCGCTGGCCGCCGCCCCCGTCCCGTACCGGCTGGTCGTCTCCGCCGGTATCGGCGGCGGCTTCGCGCCCGCCGCCCCGGTGGGTTCGCTCGTCGTGGCGAGCGGCATCGTCGCCGCGGACCTGGGAGCGGAGACCGCCGAGGGGTTCGTCCCGGTCACCGGTCTCGGTTTCGGCCGCGACCGGTATCTGCCGCCTCGTTCGCTGGTACGTGAGGTGGTCTCGGCCACCGGCGCGGTGTCCGGCAAGGTGCTCACCGTCTCCACCGTGACCGGCAGCGCGGCACGCGCCGCCGCGCTGCTCACCGCGCATCCGAGTGCCGTCGCCGAGGCGATGGAGGGGTTCGGTGTCGCCGAGGCCGCCGAGCGGTTCGGCGTGCCGGTGCTGGAGCTGCGCGCCGTCTCGAACGCCGTCGGGCCGCGCGACCGGGCAGCCTGGCGCATCGGCGAGGCCCTGTCCGTGCTCACCGAGGCGTTCGGGAAGATCGCCCCCGTACTGGAAGGCTGGACCCGGCATGACCGACATCTCGACTGA